Part of the Rhodohalobacter sp. 614A genome is shown below.
ATAGCAGGGGTTATAATTATTGCCGTCGGTAACTATATGTTTACCGCTTGGTTTATTAAATATGCAAGGTTACGCAGAATTACCGATGTGCCCACAGAGCGTAGTTCGCACAGTATCCCAACCCCCAGAGGAGGAGGGATAGGTTTTGTGTTGATTTCTCTCATTGCATTTATACTCTATTTTGCCTGGATGGGGTTACTGAGTTCAAGCATTTATTTAACCATGTTAATAACCCTTTCGGCGATAGCTTGTCTGGGTTGGTTTGATGACAGGAGGGATCTTTCGCAGATTATCCGCTTTACCATTCAGGTTGCAGCAGCGGCAAGTGTGATTTTCTTTGTTGAAGGGCTGGATACTTTTTTTGTGCCCTATGCATCAACTATCTCTTTGGGGGTATTTAGTCCCTTTCTCGGACTGCTTTGGATAACCGGGGTTACAAATATTTATAATTTTATGGATGGGGTTGACGGTATTGCGTCGATTCAGGCGTTAAGTGCTTCAGCGGGATGGATGATTTTTGGCTACCTGTGGAATGAGCCCATTTTAATTGTCATCAATTTGATCGTATTTGCGTCAGTTGCGGGATTTTTAGTTTACAATTGGGCTCCCGCCAGAATTTTTATGGGAGATGTAGGAAGCATCTTTCTTGGGTTCTTTTTTGCAATTATGCCTTTTTTGGCTGCAGCCATAGCAGAAGAAAGAACAGTAGGTTTTACACTCTGGATTGGCGCCCTTTTGATATGGCCATTCCTTTTTGATAGTTCCTTTACACTTCTTCGCCGCTTTATGAAAGGTGAAAACGTATTTCAGGCCCACAGAACCCATTTGTATCAAAGATTAAACATAGCAGGATGGCCTCATTCCACCATCTCCACACTCTATCTTATTTTTTCTTTTCTCTGTTTAATCATCGCTCTGGTTTTTACTCATGAAGAGAGCTTTATCCAAATTCTCTTGCTCATCACACTTCTAGTACTATCGTTGATTTATATATTGGCTGTTCAGAGAGTTGAGAAAAAAATATAGGATTATATTAAGTATCTATAAATATTTAATTTAGTGTCTATATACTTTTAGAATATCATATACTTTAGAGTCAATACAAGTCCATAAAGTCAATGATGATATCCTTTTAGATCAAATTAAAATCTTTTGTAGATATGAATTTAGATTTATCTAAAATTTTGAATATTGAGAGACTATTTTAAAAATAATTTTATTTACTATATTAAGGGCTTAAGTTTGGGGTTTTTAAAGACATAAATTTTTCCAAGGTACATCTACGGTTTAAATTATTTGCAATGGCAATTATAAAGAGATATACTCGTCGCGCCTTGTTCTTCATTGCTGGGGATGCAATTGCGATATCAATTTCAGCCGTATTGTCTTATCTCATTCTTGGATCTGTTGCAGGCTTTAATAATTCCTTTCCTTTTCAGAATTCAGCTATATATCTCTCGCTAACATTGCTTTCACTCGGTTTTTTTAAGATGTATCGGGTTAGCTGGAGGTTCACAAGTTTGAGGGAGTTGTTGATGATAACAAGCGCTCTCATCCTTTCATCAGTAATATTTGCAGGTATTCTATTTTTGTTTGGCCAGGTAGACAATTTTCAATTGTCTTTTCTGGTTGTCGCTTTCCTTCAAAATATTTTATACATCGGAGCTTTCAGGATTAGCAAACGAATGAGTCTGGAGATTTTTAATAGTCAGCACCACGAGAAAAGGGCTGTTGTTTTTGGTGCAGGAAATGCGGGCGATCAGATCTTGCGTGATATTAAAAGACACCGGCACTGGAACCTTAACATTATTGCGGTTTTTGACGATTCAGAAAGCCTGCATGGTCTTTCAATGCATGGCGTGCCGATAAAAGGCGATCGCAAAAAGATGGTTCAGTTTTTAAAATATACGGATATTGATGAGCTGATCATTGCCATTCCATCCCTTCCAAAAAACGAGTTAAAATCAGTTATAGAAGGAGTGAAAGAGGTAGATCCAAATCTTAAGATCAAAGTTCTTCCTTCATTCCACCTTCTTTCCGATGATCCTGTAGGTGTGAAAAATATTCGGGAGATCAGTATTGACGATATCCTGGGAAGAGAACCTGCCAAGATAGACATGGAGTCTATACGAACAAGCATTTCAGGTAAATCAGTTTTGATAACAGGTGCAGGAGGATCCATTGGGCGAGAGATTGTTCGCCAATGTGTGGGATTAAATGCGGGTAAAATTATTACACTGGATATTGATGAGACCGAAGTATTTCACATACAAAAGGAATTTGAAAATTCATCTGATATCATTCATCCATATGTGGCAAATATCCTTGACGAAGACCGGATGAATCGGCTGCTGAAGCAAGAAAGGCCGGACATTATTTTTCACGCGGCGGCATACAAGCATGTGCCAATGATGGAAAATTTTCCCGAAGAAGCGGTTAAAGTGAATGTACGGGGCACACAGATTCTAGCGAGCCTTTCCTGCATTCACGAGGTGAAGAAATTTGTGTTGATATCAACAGACAAAGCTGTAAATCCCACGAATGTTATGGGGGCTACAAAGCGAATTGCCGAAGAGATTTGTCTCTCTCATAACGATCTTTGCATAACCAAGTTTATTTCAGTCCGTTTTGGAAATGTGCTTGGTTCACGAGGATCGGTCGTTCCAATTTTTATCGATCAAATTCGAAAGGGAGGGCCTGTAACAATTACACATCCGGAAGTGAAAAGATACTTCATGACGATTCCCGAAGCTGTATTATTGGTGATGCAAGCAGGCGAAATGGGTAGAGGTGGAGAAGTTTTTGTTCTGGATATGGGCGATCCGGTTAAAATTGTGGATATGGCCAAACAGCTTATCCGATTGCATGGCCTTGAACCGGAGAAGGATATTCCGATTGAATTTATTGGCATGCGTCCCGGCGAGAAAATGTTTGAAGAATTGCTGAAAGCAGAAGAAGGCGTAGAGAAAACAAATCATGAACTTATCCATAAAGCCATTTGCCGGAAGGATGTGGATAACGAAGAACTTGGAATAATAACATCCCGTTTGCTCGACAATATCAAAAACGGCGAATACAAGTCAATTCGCCACCTTATAAAACAGCTTGTTCCTACCTTTACTTATAATGCTGAAGAATCAGATCTTCAGGAGAATCACAAATCACTCAAAGAGTTCGCTGATTGAACCAGCTTTCCGATTGTAAATCAGTCAAGAGAATGATAGTTTTTGGAATTATAAATAATGATGTTTTTTTCAATAGAATCATTCGTCAAAGAGTATTTTGTTTCTCAAATCAAGTAAGGAATCTTATATTCCACAGCTTAAATCATTTGTACTTACAATTAAATTGAAATGGGTGTAGAAAGTTTACTTCAGAAAATTCAACAAAGAGAGTATACAATTGGTATTATCGGCTTGGGATATGTTGGTTTGCCGCTCCTTTGGACCTTTCATGAGAAAGGAATGCCGGTTATTGGGTTTGATATAGACGAGAATAAAGTAAACTGTATCAACCAGGGAATTCCGTATATCAAACATCTTGGAGAAGATAAGATGAAGGTTTTGGCAGATTCAGATTTGTGCAGGGCTTCATCTGATTTTTCGAAACTGGTTGAAGCCGATGCTTTGTTGATGTGTGTTCCCACTCCGTTGAATTTATACCGCGAGCCCGAGATGAAATATGTGATTCAAACCACAGAAGTCATCTCGAAGTACCTGCGAAAAGACCAACTGGTAATTCTGGAATCCACAACCTGGCCGGGAACAACAGTTGAGTTAATCATTCCCATGCTTGAGAAGGAGACGGGTTTGATCTCGGGTAAAGATTTTTATGTAGCTTACAGTCCGGAACGGGAAGATCCGGGAAATGCAGATTTCAATACTTCCAAAATTCCCAAAGTTGTTGGGGCAGATGGGGAAGATGCTTTAAAACTGGCTTGTGAAGTGTATAATACCGCGATTGTCAGAACCGTGCCGGTCAGCAATACGAAAACCGCAGAAGCTGTAAAACTGACGGAAAACATTTTCCGGTCTATAAATATTGCTCTTGTTAACGAACTTAAGGTTGTTTACAAAGAGATGGGAATTGATGTTCATGAAGTATTGGATGCCGCTGAAACAAAACCTTTCGGCTTTATGAAATTTACCCCGGGGCCAGGTTTAGGCGGGCACTGTATTCCCATCGACCCGTTTTACTTGACTTGGAAAGCGAGACAATATCAGCAGAATACACGGTTTATTGAACTGGCAGGCGAAATAAATACGGAAATGCCAAACTATGTTGTAAACCGTGCCGTTAAAGCACTTAATTCGCACAAAAAAGCTGTAAATGGAAGTTCCGTTTTGATTGTAGGTCTTGCATACAAACCCAATGTGGATGACGACCGGGAATCGCCCAGTTACAGGCTCATGGATCTTTTCGATTCAATGGGAGCTGAAGTATCTTATTATGACCCTTATGTACCTGTTATCAAAGAATCCCGGGAACACTCTCATTGGGCAGGTCTAAAATCTGTTGAATGGAGTAGAGAAACGATGGAAAAATTTGATGTTGTAGTCATCTCTACAAATCATTCCGATATTGATTATCGTCAACTTTCGGATTGGAGTGATTTGATTGTGGATACCCGCAATTCAATGAAAGACGTAGCCCATCAAAACGGCCATGTTTGGAAAGCATGACCTTAATAAGATGATTTAATCAATTTATTCATTCAAATAGACCGTGAAAATTTTAATTCCCGAAAGCAATTCAAAAAGTACCTTTAGATGAAGATTTTAATAACTGGAACGGCCGGATTTATCGGCTTTCATTTAACTAAACGGCTCTTAAGAGAAAACTTTCAGATAGTTGGCATTGATAATATCAACGACTATTACGATGTAAATCTTAAGCAAGACAGGCTTCGGGAAACGGGTATTGAAGAACCCGAAAAAAATGCGATTGTAACCAGCTCACTGGATAAAAATTATCGATTTATACAAGCAAGTCTCGAAGACCAACAAGTTGTAAAAGATCTATTTGAAAGCGAGAAATTTGATGCTGTTGTTAACCTGGCTGCCCAGGCCGGGGTTCGGTATAGCCTGGAAAATCCTCAAACCTATATTGATAGTAACATAAACGGTTTTTTAAATATACTGGAGGGATGTCGCCATACAAACGTTGGGCATCTTATTTACGCTTCATCCAGTTCGGTTTATGGAGCAAATAAAGAGATGCCGTTTAAAACCACGGATGTGGTCGATCACCCCGTAAGTTTGTATGCAGCCAGCAAAAAATCGAATGAACTGATGGCACATGCATATTCGCATTTGTTTAAAATCCCCACTACCGGGTTGAGATTTTTTACTGTATATGGCCCTTGGGGCCGACCGGATATGGCGCTATTCATTTTCACCAAAGCAATGTTGGAGGGAAATCCTATTGATGTTTTTAACTATGGGAAAATGGCCCGCGATTTCACCTATATTGATGATATTGTTGAAGGGATTACAAAACTGATACCCAAGGCTCCTGACGACGAATCGCCCTATACTGCTGAATATACCCAAGCTCCCTATCAACTCTTTAATATTGGATACGGAAGTCCCGTTAAACTCATGGATTTTATACATGAAATAGAGAAGAATCTTGGTATTGAGGCAAATAAAAATCTGATGCCTATGCAAAAGGGGGATGTGCCTAAAACATGGGCAGATGTTCAAAGTCTTCACACCTTAACAGGATTCCGCCCGGAGGTATCTGTAGAAGAAGGGGTTAAAAGATTTATAGATTGGTATAAAAAATACTATAATATATAGGTAAAGACCGATTTGGATGGCTTAAGAAACAACTCTGCAGCAAATAAGTACGAATGCAAGATATCTAAGCTATTTTTTATAATTACGGGCACCATTTGCAATTAAACCGTATCTTTATGGTACAGAAGATATTTAACCATTATTCCTCTTTATACCTTATTATATTTGCCTGTTTAAAACAGCAGTTATGCCTTTTAGGGAGTGGTTTGGCCAATAGAAATACTAAGCGTTGGTAATGCTGAAAAGGATCATTGATTATAGAGACTTTGGTAAGTTCCTTATCGAGTTGTCCGTTTGGACGTCTATTACAGTTGCTGCCTTTCTTTTGAGATTGGATGGGAATATTAGCGGATTTGAAAACGAAATTATCCAAGCTACTTTATTTCTCTTCGGCCTAAAAGCTCTTTCTATTTACTGGTTTGAAACATTCCGTCAATCATGGAGAAATACCGGTTTTAGAGATCTCTTCTCACTTTTAAAATCACTGACACTCATCAGTGGAATCTTTTTTCTTGCCGCCGTTATATTTAGAGAGTTTATTGTAATTCCGCTCTCAGTCCCGATTATTGAATATTTTCTTTCCCTTCTTGTCCTTTCAGGAATTCGGGTAGGAACAAGGTTTTATCTTGTTTACTGGAATCCAAAGTATAATCGGTCTAAAAAAAGTAATTACCGCGTTTTGATTGCAGGTGCCGGCGAAAGCGGGAATATGGCAGCCCGCGAAATGTTTCGGCACCCTCAGGCAGGCATGCAACCAGTTGCCTTTCTGGATGATGATAAATCAAAACACGGCCAAAAATTTCTTGGCATTCCTGTGGTGGGCACAGTAGAAGATATGGAGGAAACGGTAGACCACTACAAGATCGATGAAGTTTTGATTGCTATGCCATCCGAGTCTGGTGAAGTTATACGTCGAGTAGTAGACCACGCCCGCAAAACAAATGCAAAATACAGGATCATTCCCAGCATTTATGATTTGATCAGTGGTAAAGTCACGATCAACCAAATTCGTAATGTAGACGTTGAAGACCTTTTAAGGCGTAAACCGGTTGAGCTGAATAGCTCCATGATTAAAAAGTATATAGAGAATAAAACGATTTTGGTAACGGGGGCCGGTGGCTCTATTGGATCAGAGTTGGTTCGCCAACTTTCGAGGTTTAATCCTCGCGAGGTTGTTTTATTAGGCAGAGGCGAGAACAGCATTCATCAGTTGATTAATGAAATTGAATATAATTTCAGTGATTTAAAATATGCTGTTCAGATTGGTGATGTTCGGGATTCCAGCACCATGAAGAGAATCTTTCAGAGATATAAACCCGAGGTCATTTTTCATGCTGCTGCTCATAAACATGTTCCGCTTATGGAAGCAAACCCGGAGCAGGCAGTTTTGAACAATGTGTTGGGAACCCGAAACCTGGTGAATCTTGCTGTAAAAAACGGGGTTACTCATTTCGTAAACATTTCAACGGACAAAGCTGTAAACCCAACATCTGTAATGGGTGCCACCAAGCGTATTTCTGAACAGATTGTACAATGGGGCGCAAGCCAGGCGAAGAATGGCGAAGTGTATGTGTCCGTTCGTTTTGGCAACGTTCTTGGAAGCCGTGGGAGTGTAATTCCAAAATTCAAGGAACAGATCAAACACGGTGGACCAATATCTATTACTCATCCCGATATGGTGAGATATTTCATGACGATTCCCGAAGCATCTCAACTGGTCATGCAATCCGGTGCTTTGGATATGAATGGCTCTGTTTTTGTTCTGGATATGGGAGAACCTATCAGTATTGAAACGATGGCGCGGGATTTGATTACTCTTTCAGGTTTTGAGCCAGATAAAGATATTGAAATTGAGTATACGGGAATGCGGCCTGGCGAAAAACTCTTTGAAGAACTGCTTACCGCAGAGGAAGGCACCGACATGACTCAGCACGAAAAAATATATGTAGCCAAAAGTATCGACAGTATTGATCATTTGACAATGGGCCTTGATCATCTATTGGAGATGGCTCAAAATGGAGATCACGATACGATTAAACAGGCAATAAAAGAACTTGTACCAACCTATCAGTATCAACCAAAAGAAGTGGTAAACTATTAAGCAGATTTTTTTAAAGCATGACTGGTTTTTATTGGGGAAGTGTTAATTGAAATCGATGAAATATTCATGTTTTAAACTCTTACTTCCACTTGCAGGAGCCAGTAAGTATCGGAAAAGATTCTGTTATTAAAACCGTTCGTTTATTAAGAACTCTATCATTTCTATATTACCCAATTAATTAGCAAATAAAGAAGCGTTATAGTGTCTGATATAAATAA
Proteins encoded:
- a CDS encoding polysaccharide biosynthesis protein gives rise to the protein MYRVSWRFTSLRELLMITSALILSSVIFAGILFLFGQVDNFQLSFLVVAFLQNILYIGAFRISKRMSLEIFNSQHHEKRAVVFGAGNAGDQILRDIKRHRHWNLNIIAVFDDSESLHGLSMHGVPIKGDRKKMVQFLKYTDIDELIIAIPSLPKNELKSVIEGVKEVDPNLKIKVLPSFHLLSDDPVGVKNIREISIDDILGREPAKIDMESIRTSISGKSVLITGAGGSIGREIVRQCVGLNAGKIITLDIDETEVFHIQKEFENSSDIIHPYVANILDEDRMNRLLKQERPDIIFHAAAYKHVPMMENFPEEAVKVNVRGTQILASLSCIHEVKKFVLISTDKAVNPTNVMGATKRIAEEICLSHNDLCITKFISVRFGNVLGSRGSVVPIFIDQIRKGGPVTITHPEVKRYFMTIPEAVLLVMQAGEMGRGGEVFVLDMGDPVKIVDMAKQLIRLHGLEPEKDIPIEFIGMRPGEKMFEELLKAEEGVEKTNHELIHKAICRKDVDNEELGIITSRLLDNIKNGEYKSIRHLIKQLVPTFTYNAEESDLQENHKSLKEFAD
- a CDS encoding nucleotide sugar dehydrogenase: MGVESLLQKIQQREYTIGIIGLGYVGLPLLWTFHEKGMPVIGFDIDENKVNCINQGIPYIKHLGEDKMKVLADSDLCRASSDFSKLVEADALLMCVPTPLNLYREPEMKYVIQTTEVISKYLRKDQLVILESTTWPGTTVELIIPMLEKETGLISGKDFYVAYSPEREDPGNADFNTSKIPKVVGADGEDALKLACEVYNTAIVRTVPVSNTKTAEAVKLTENIFRSINIALVNELKVVYKEMGIDVHEVLDAAETKPFGFMKFTPGPGLGGHCIPIDPFYLTWKARQYQQNTRFIELAGEINTEMPNYVVNRAVKALNSHKKAVNGSSVLIVGLAYKPNVDDDRESPSYRLMDLFDSMGAEVSYYDPYVPVIKESREHSHWAGLKSVEWSRETMEKFDVVVISTNHSDIDYRQLSDWSDLIVDTRNSMKDVAHQNGHVWKA
- a CDS encoding glycosyltransferase family 4 protein, with product MDLIVIAGVIIIAVGNYMFTAWFIKYARLRRITDVPTERSSHSIPTPRGGGIGFVLISLIAFILYFAWMGLLSSSIYLTMLITLSAIACLGWFDDRRDLSQIIRFTIQVAAAASVIFFVEGLDTFFVPYASTISLGVFSPFLGLLWITGVTNIYNFMDGVDGIASIQALSASAGWMIFGYLWNEPILIVINLIVFASVAGFLVYNWAPARIFMGDVGSIFLGFFFAIMPFLAAAIAEERTVGFTLWIGALLIWPFLFDSSFTLLRRFMKGENVFQAHRTHLYQRLNIAGWPHSTISTLYLIFSFLCLIIALVFTHEESFIQILLLITLLVLSLIYILAVQRVEKKI
- a CDS encoding polysaccharide biosynthesis protein is translated as MLKRIIDYRDFGKFLIELSVWTSITVAAFLLRLDGNISGFENEIIQATLFLFGLKALSIYWFETFRQSWRNTGFRDLFSLLKSLTLISGIFFLAAVIFREFIVIPLSVPIIEYFLSLLVLSGIRVGTRFYLVYWNPKYNRSKKSNYRVLIAGAGESGNMAAREMFRHPQAGMQPVAFLDDDKSKHGQKFLGIPVVGTVEDMEETVDHYKIDEVLIAMPSESGEVIRRVVDHARKTNAKYRIIPSIYDLISGKVTINQIRNVDVEDLLRRKPVELNSSMIKKYIENKTILVTGAGGSIGSELVRQLSRFNPREVVLLGRGENSIHQLINEIEYNFSDLKYAVQIGDVRDSSTMKRIFQRYKPEVIFHAAAHKHVPLMEANPEQAVLNNVLGTRNLVNLAVKNGVTHFVNISTDKAVNPTSVMGATKRISEQIVQWGASQAKNGEVYVSVRFGNVLGSRGSVIPKFKEQIKHGGPISITHPDMVRYFMTIPEASQLVMQSGALDMNGSVFVLDMGEPISIETMARDLITLSGFEPDKDIEIEYTGMRPGEKLFEELLTAEEGTDMTQHEKIYVAKSIDSIDHLTMGLDHLLEMAQNGDHDTIKQAIKELVPTYQYQPKEVVNY
- a CDS encoding NAD-dependent epimerase, which gives rise to MKILITGTAGFIGFHLTKRLLRENFQIVGIDNINDYYDVNLKQDRLRETGIEEPEKNAIVTSSLDKNYRFIQASLEDQQVVKDLFESEKFDAVVNLAAQAGVRYSLENPQTYIDSNINGFLNILEGCRHTNVGHLIYASSSSVYGANKEMPFKTTDVVDHPVSLYAASKKSNELMAHAYSHLFKIPTTGLRFFTVYGPWGRPDMALFIFTKAMLEGNPIDVFNYGKMARDFTYIDDIVEGITKLIPKAPDDESPYTAEYTQAPYQLFNIGYGSPVKLMDFIHEIEKNLGIEANKNLMPMQKGDVPKTWADVQSLHTLTGFRPEVSVEEGVKRFIDWYKKYYNI